The following coding sequences are from one Streptomyces angustmyceticus window:
- a CDS encoding ABC transporter permease: MPPETATPVGSPAGADRTDRARARARAARRHQLLVHGTRVLLLVALIGLWEGLARAAVIDPFNFSMPSRIWHQMSEWALRGTPQGPLWEQVWYTLYEALLGWVIGVAGGVVLGIALGRIRFLADVLGPYIKVLNALPRIVLAPIFLIWFGLGPASKVASAVVLVFFPVFFNAFQGAREVDRNLVANSRILGASNRQVTLRVVIPSATSWIFTSLHVSFGFALIGAIVGEYIGATKGLGLLVSASQGTFNAAGVYAAMVILAVVALLAEGLLAFLERRLFRWKPADAGDGR; this comes from the coding sequence ATGCCGCCTGAGACCGCGACCCCGGTCGGCTCCCCGGCCGGAGCGGACCGTACGGACCGTGCGCGGGCCAGGGCCCGCGCCGCGCGCCGTCACCAGCTCCTGGTCCACGGCACCCGGGTGCTGCTGCTCGTCGCCCTGATCGGGCTGTGGGAGGGACTGGCCCGCGCCGCCGTCATCGATCCCTTCAATTTCTCCATGCCCTCCAGGATCTGGCACCAGATGAGCGAGTGGGCGCTGCGCGGAACACCGCAGGGCCCGCTGTGGGAGCAGGTCTGGTACACGCTCTACGAAGCGCTCCTGGGCTGGGTCATCGGCGTGGCCGGCGGTGTGGTGCTGGGCATCGCGCTCGGCCGGATCCGCTTCCTCGCCGATGTGCTCGGCCCGTACATCAAGGTGCTCAACGCGCTGCCCCGTATCGTCCTCGCCCCCATCTTCCTGATCTGGTTCGGCCTCGGACCGGCCTCGAAGGTGGCCTCCGCCGTGGTCCTGGTCTTCTTCCCGGTCTTCTTCAACGCCTTCCAGGGCGCACGGGAGGTCGACCGCAACCTGGTCGCCAACTCCCGCATCCTCGGGGCGAGCAACCGCCAGGTGACCCTGCGGGTGGTGATCCCCTCCGCCACCTCGTGGATCTTCACCAGCCTGCACGTCAGCTTCGGCTTCGCGCTGATCGGCGCGATCGTCGGCGAGTACATCGGGGCGACCAAGGGCCTCGGCCTGCTGGTCTCGGCGTCCCAGGGGACCTTCAACGCCGCCGGGGTGTACGCCGCCATGGTGATCCTCGCCGTCGTCGCCCTGCTCGCCGAGGGGCTGCTGGCCTTCCTCGAACGGCGGCTCTTCCGCTGGAAGCCGGCCGACGCCGGCGACGGCCGCTGA
- a CDS encoding ABC transporter substrate-binding protein, whose protein sequence is MRTSRKTAAAAVAAALALTILSACGGSQAAGSGDGNGKIKIMVGGLDKVIYLPARLTQQLGYFEDEGVHVTLLTEPAGVQATTSLVSGDVQGVVGFYDHTLDLQVKGKQVESVVQLAHAPGEVEVVSDKASGDLTSAKDFKGKKLGVTGLGSSTDFLTKYLAVKNGVRTNEFTPVAVGAGQTFLSALQQGSIQGGMTTDPTVAQILDKKLGKVLIDMRTPEGSEKALGGPYPSSSLYMNTDWVNGHKDTVRKLARAFVKTLKWMSTHTAEQIAAKMPSDYAQGGERLYAQAIKDTLPMFTKDGVMPADGPATVERVLKSFNPNLKNATVDLKKTYTTEFVTK, encoded by the coding sequence ATGCGCACCTCACGGAAAACCGCGGCCGCCGCTGTCGCCGCCGCTCTCGCCCTGACCATCCTCAGCGCCTGCGGCGGCTCCCAGGCGGCCGGCTCCGGCGACGGGAACGGCAAGATCAAGATCATGGTGGGCGGCCTCGACAAGGTCATCTACCTGCCCGCGAGACTCACCCAGCAACTCGGCTACTTCGAGGACGAGGGCGTCCATGTCACGCTGCTGACCGAACCGGCCGGCGTGCAGGCCACCACCTCGCTGGTCTCCGGCGACGTCCAGGGCGTCGTCGGCTTCTACGACCACACCCTCGATCTGCAGGTCAAGGGCAAGCAGGTGGAGTCGGTGGTCCAGCTCGCGCACGCCCCCGGCGAGGTCGAGGTCGTCTCGGACAAGGCGTCGGGCGACCTCACCTCGGCCAAGGACTTCAAGGGCAAGAAGCTCGGCGTCACCGGACTCGGCTCCTCCACCGACTTCCTGACGAAGTACCTGGCGGTGAAGAACGGGGTGCGGACCAACGAGTTCACGCCGGTGGCGGTCGGGGCCGGCCAGACCTTCCTCTCCGCCCTCCAACAGGGCTCGATCCAGGGCGGGATGACGACGGATCCGACCGTCGCCCAGATCCTGGACAAGAAGCTCGGCAAGGTCCTCATCGACATGCGCACCCCCGAGGGCTCCGAGAAGGCGCTCGGCGGCCCCTACCCCTCGTCCAGCCTCTACATGAACACCGACTGGGTGAACGGCCACAAGGACACCGTACGGAAGCTGGCCCGCGCCTTCGTGAAGACCCTCAAGTGGATGTCCACCCACACCGCCGAGCAGATCGCCGCGAAGATGCCGTCCGACTACGCCCAGGGCGGCGAGCGGCTCTACGCCCAGGCGATCAAGGACACCCTGCCGATGTTCACCAAGGACGGGGTGATGCCGGCCGACGGCCCCGCCACCGTCGAACGCGTCCTGAAGTCCTTCAACCCCAATCTCAAGAACGCCACGGTGGACTTGAAGAAGACCTACACCACCGAGTTCGTCACGAAGTAG
- a CDS encoding response regulator, with translation MIDVLVVDDDFHVAEINAAYVSQVAGFRVAGRAHTAAQALAALERTPVDLVLLDHYLPDETGLALVRRLRQLGHRTDVIMVTAARDVATVQDAMRSGALQYLVKPFGFAGLRAKLDGYAALRRTVERVGGRGEAGQEQVDRIFGAFRTTDAPHTELPKGHSAATVDLVRRVLDAAAHPLSAHEVAERAGVSRSTAQRYLKHLERGGHLTLTLKYGDTGRPEHRYRWARTP, from the coding sequence ATGATCGACGTCCTGGTCGTGGACGACGACTTCCACGTCGCCGAGATCAACGCCGCGTATGTGTCCCAGGTGGCCGGCTTCCGGGTCGCCGGGCGTGCCCACACCGCCGCGCAGGCGCTGGCCGCCCTGGAGCGCACCCCCGTCGACCTGGTGCTGCTCGATCACTATCTGCCCGACGAAACGGGCCTGGCGCTGGTGCGCCGGCTGCGGCAGCTCGGCCACCGCACCGACGTGATCATGGTGACGGCGGCCCGGGACGTCGCCACGGTCCAGGACGCGATGCGCAGCGGCGCGCTGCAGTACCTGGTCAAGCCGTTCGGCTTCGCCGGGCTGCGCGCCAAGCTCGACGGCTATGCGGCGCTGCGCCGGACCGTGGAGCGGGTGGGCGGCCGCGGCGAGGCCGGCCAGGAGCAGGTGGACCGGATCTTCGGCGCCTTCCGGACCACCGACGCCCCGCACACGGAGCTTCCCAAAGGCCACTCGGCGGCGACCGTCGATCTGGTCCGCCGCGTCCTGGACGCGGCCGCGCACCCGCTGTCCGCCCACGAGGTCGCCGAACGCGCCGGCGTCAGCCGCTCCACGGCCCAGCGCTACCTCAAACACCTCGAACGCGGCGGCCACCTCACCCTCACCCTCAAATACGGCGACACCGGCCGCCCTGAACACCGCTACCGCTGGGCGCGCACCCCCTGA
- a CDS encoding sensor histidine kinase, translated as MRIRRPRRVFAQVLTAQVALTTGVMVLATGLFLAPLSSELDDQAMRRALSIAQTTAADPDLAEELVGTEPTAHGPVQADAERIRAATGALYIVVLDTRGVRWSHTHPDEIGRHVSTDPSRTLAGRQVRQIDTGTLGRSARAKVPLRDHRGRIVGAVSVGIAYDSVRGRLFGTIPGLLRYAGAALAVGVLAAVALSRRLRRRTHGVAFADISALLDEREAMLHGIREGVVAFDRRGRIRLVNDEAARLLGLDAGAAGRALDEVLPPGRTTDVLAGRVAGTDLLAVSGGRVLVANRMPTPDGGAVVTLRDRTELELLGRELDGTQGLLDALRAQDHEHANQLHTLRGLLELGRHEKAVEFVSEVASAQRASAEQIAERVHEPLLSALLVGKAAVAAERGVSLRVSPQTLLPDAVVDPRDLVTVLGNLIDNALDATAGLRRDAPFVEVELRAEHTTAVLRVSDTGPGVPPRLREQIFAEGFSTKAAPPTAGAGPSASVVPFPRGRGIGLALVRRLAERYGGMARVTARAGGGAVFTVVLPEALARPGETPGRRLSAAGEPR; from the coding sequence ATGCGGATCCGCCGGCCCCGACGGGTCTTCGCGCAGGTGCTCACCGCGCAGGTCGCCCTGACCACCGGGGTCATGGTGCTCGCCACCGGCCTGTTCCTCGCCCCGCTCAGCTCCGAGCTGGACGACCAGGCGATGCGCCGGGCGCTGTCCATCGCCCAGACCACCGCCGCCGATCCGGACCTCGCCGAGGAACTCGTCGGCACCGAACCCACGGCGCACGGGCCGGTGCAGGCCGACGCGGAGCGGATCCGCGCCGCGACGGGGGCGCTGTACATCGTCGTGCTGGACACCCGCGGAGTGCGCTGGTCGCACACCCACCCCGACGAGATCGGCCGGCATGTCTCCACCGACCCGAGCCGTACCCTCGCCGGGCGGCAGGTGCGGCAGATCGACACCGGCACCCTGGGGCGGTCGGCCCGCGCCAAGGTGCCGCTGCGCGACCACCGCGGCCGGATCGTCGGCGCGGTGTCGGTCGGTATCGCCTACGACAGCGTCCGGGGGCGGCTGTTCGGCACCATCCCCGGGCTGCTGCGATACGCGGGTGCGGCACTGGCCGTCGGGGTGCTGGCCGCGGTGGCGCTCTCCCGGAGGCTGCGGCGCCGTACGCACGGGGTGGCGTTCGCCGACATCTCCGCGCTGCTCGACGAACGGGAGGCGATGCTGCACGGCATCCGGGAGGGCGTCGTCGCCTTCGACCGGCGCGGCCGTATCCGGCTGGTCAACGACGAGGCGGCGCGGCTGCTCGGCCTGGACGCGGGGGCCGCGGGCCGGGCGCTGGACGAGGTGCTGCCGCCGGGGCGGACGACGGACGTGCTGGCCGGGCGGGTGGCCGGCACGGATCTGCTGGCGGTCAGCGGCGGCCGGGTGCTGGTCGCCAACCGGATGCCGACACCGGACGGCGGGGCGGTGGTGACCCTGCGCGACCGCACCGAGCTGGAGCTGCTGGGCCGCGAGCTGGACGGCACCCAGGGGCTGTTGGACGCACTGCGGGCCCAGGACCACGAACACGCCAATCAGTTGCACACCCTGCGCGGGCTGCTGGAACTCGGCCGGCACGAGAAGGCGGTGGAGTTCGTCAGCGAGGTGGCCAGCGCGCAGCGGGCCTCGGCGGAGCAGATCGCGGAGCGGGTGCACGAACCACTGCTCTCCGCCCTGCTCGTCGGAAAGGCAGCCGTCGCGGCCGAACGCGGGGTATCGCTGCGGGTGTCCCCCCAGACCCTGCTGCCGGACGCCGTGGTCGACCCGCGCGACCTGGTGACCGTGCTGGGCAACCTCATCGACAACGCGCTGGACGCCACCGCCGGGCTCCGCCGCGACGCGCCGTTCGTGGAGGTGGAGCTGCGGGCCGAGCACACCACCGCCGTGCTGCGGGTCTCGGACACGGGGCCGGGGGTGCCGCCTCGGCTGCGGGAGCAGATCTTCGCCGAGGGCTTCTCCACCAAGGCCGCCCCGCCCACCGCCGGCGCCGGACCGTCCGCGTCCGTGGTGCCCTTCCCGCGCGGGCGGGGCATCGGCCTGGCGCTGGTGCGGCGGCTCGCCGAGCGCTACGGCGGGATGGCCCGGGTGACCGCCCGCGCGGGAGGCGGCGCGGTCTTCACCGTCGTCCTCCCCGAGGCCCTCGCCCGGCCCGGGGAGACGCCCGGCCGCCGGCTCAGCGCGGCGGGAGAGCCACGGTGA
- a CDS encoding FadR/GntR family transcriptional regulator gives MNLSDSQTAGGMPRRISAMEAVLHHLRGAIERGDYAVGDKLPSEAELCRRLEVSRPVLREALRALQTMGLTVSRTGKGTFVVSDGAVADPTFGDYAASDLLEVRRHVEIPVAGYAAVRRTPEDLDQLTHLLERMEQETDTTAWVAMDSLFHLAVAQAARNPVFRRVIEEIRDALARQSAFLNELGGRREQSNREHRAIVEALVDSSEHDAVEAMRHHLARVESTLTTIVRPPHRTPPSTEDEDHA, from the coding sequence GTGAACCTGTCAGACAGCCAGACAGCTGGCGGCATGCCCCGGCGGATCAGCGCGATGGAAGCGGTCCTCCACCACCTGCGCGGCGCCATCGAACGCGGCGACTACGCGGTCGGGGACAAGCTCCCCTCGGAGGCGGAGCTCTGCCGCCGGCTGGAGGTGAGCAGACCCGTGCTCCGGGAGGCGCTGCGCGCCCTCCAGACCATGGGGCTGACCGTCTCGCGCACCGGCAAGGGCACCTTCGTCGTCTCCGACGGCGCGGTGGCGGACCCGACCTTCGGCGACTACGCCGCGAGCGACCTGCTGGAGGTGCGCCGGCACGTCGAGATCCCGGTGGCCGGTTACGCGGCGGTGCGCCGTACGCCGGAGGACCTCGACCAGCTGACCCACCTGCTGGAGCGGATGGAGCAGGAGACCGACACCACGGCATGGGTGGCGATGGACTCGCTGTTCCACCTCGCCGTCGCCCAGGCGGCCCGCAACCCGGTCTTCCGCCGGGTCATCGAGGAGATCCGCGACGCGCTGGCCCGCCAGTCGGCCTTCCTCAACGAGCTCGGCGGGCGGCGCGAGCAGTCGAACCGGGAGCACCGGGCGATCGTCGAGGCGCTCGTCGACAGTTCCGAGCACGACGCGGTGGAAGCCATGCGGCACCACCTCGCACGCGTCGAGTCGACGCTGACCACCATCGTGCGGCCACCGCACCGTACGCCCCCCTCCACGGAAGACGAGGACCACGCGTGA
- a CDS encoding ABC transporter ATP-binding protein, whose amino-acid sequence MNSHTSPAIELRGTSKTFRTPSGALHTAVRDLDLVVGRGEFVAVVGPTGCGKSTTLTLVSGLEEPTEGEVLVAGEPVRGIGDRIGFVFQQDAVFPWRTVLSNVMAGPRFRGAAKAEARQRAREWLARVGLAAFEDRYPHQLSGGQRKRVALAATFVNDPEILLMDEPFSALDVQTRALMSDELLELWSGTGASVVFVTHDLEESIALADKVVVMTAGPATVKEVFAIDLPRPRKVESVRLEPRFIEIYREIWSSLGEEVRITRERGATDAA is encoded by the coding sequence ATGAACAGCCACACGAGCCCCGCGATCGAACTGCGGGGGACGAGCAAGACCTTCCGTACGCCCTCGGGGGCGCTGCACACGGCCGTCCGGGACCTGGACCTGGTCGTCGGACGCGGCGAGTTCGTCGCGGTCGTCGGCCCCACCGGGTGCGGGAAATCCACCACGCTGACGCTGGTCAGCGGCCTGGAAGAGCCCACGGAGGGCGAGGTGCTGGTCGCCGGCGAGCCGGTGCGCGGCATCGGGGACCGGATCGGGTTCGTCTTCCAGCAGGACGCGGTCTTCCCCTGGCGCACCGTGCTGTCGAACGTGATGGCCGGTCCCCGGTTCCGCGGCGCGGCGAAGGCCGAGGCCCGGCAGCGGGCCCGGGAATGGCTCGCCCGGGTCGGGCTCGCTGCCTTCGAGGACCGCTATCCGCACCAGCTCTCCGGCGGGCAGCGCAAACGGGTCGCCCTGGCCGCGACCTTCGTCAACGACCCCGAAATCCTGCTCATGGACGAGCCGTTCTCCGCCCTCGACGTGCAGACCCGGGCGCTGATGTCGGACGAACTGCTGGAGCTGTGGTCGGGGACCGGCGCCTCGGTCGTCTTCGTCACCCACGACCTGGAGGAGTCCATCGCCCTCGCCGACAAGGTCGTGGTGATGACCGCGGGACCGGCCACCGTCAAGGAGGTCTTCGCGATCGACCTGCCGCGCCCGCGCAAGGTCGAATCGGTGCGGCTGGAGCCGCGCTTCATCGAGATCTACCGCGAGATCTGGTCCTCGCTCGGCGAAGAGGTCCGGATCACCCGAGAGAGGGGTGCCACCGATGCCGCCTGA
- a CDS encoding amino acid permease: MIAIGGAIGTGLFLGAGGRLAGAGPSLAVAYAVCGLFAFLVVRALGELVLHRPSSGAFVSYAREFLGEKGAFVAGWMYFLNWATTGIADITAVATYTHYWGMFSDVPQWVIALIALAVVLTVNLISVKIFGELEFWFAIVKVGALVVFLLIGIFLLVTQHPVGGHTPGPALITDHGGVFPAGTLAMLLVIQGVVFAYASVELVGVTAGETAEPAKVMPKAINSIMWRVALFYVGSVVLLAMLLPWTSYSAAESPFVTVLSRVGVPAAGGVMNLVVLTAAMSSLNSGLYSTGRILRSMAMSGSAPRFTGVMSRSQVPYGGILLTSGVCVLGVGLNYVVPSEAFEIVLNFAAIGILSTWAMIMICHLLFWRKARAGLLVRPGYRLPGSPWTESVTLAFLALVLVLMWADGGAGRTTVLALPAIAAALVAGWFLVRGRVRALRDATAPRSEGQQAASGTVPAARPGSTSPTPHTADPHDTDTDHSTDPTESTEN, translated from the coding sequence ATGATCGCGATCGGCGGGGCCATCGGCACCGGGCTCTTCCTCGGCGCGGGCGGCCGGCTCGCCGGCGCCGGACCGTCGCTGGCGGTGGCCTACGCGGTCTGCGGCCTGTTCGCTTTCCTGGTGGTGCGCGCGCTGGGCGAGCTGGTGCTGCACCGGCCGTCCTCGGGTGCGTTCGTGTCGTACGCGCGCGAATTCCTCGGCGAGAAGGGGGCGTTCGTCGCGGGCTGGATGTACTTCCTGAACTGGGCGACCACCGGGATCGCCGACATCACGGCGGTGGCGACGTACACGCACTACTGGGGCATGTTCTCCGACGTCCCGCAGTGGGTGATCGCCCTGATCGCCCTGGCGGTCGTGCTGACCGTGAACCTGATCTCGGTGAAGATCTTCGGCGAGCTGGAGTTCTGGTTCGCGATCGTCAAGGTCGGGGCGCTGGTCGTCTTCCTGCTGATCGGCATCTTCCTGCTGGTCACCCAGCACCCGGTCGGCGGCCACACCCCGGGTCCCGCGCTGATCACCGACCACGGCGGGGTCTTCCCGGCCGGCACCCTGGCGATGCTGCTGGTCATCCAGGGCGTGGTGTTCGCCTACGCCTCGGTCGAGCTGGTCGGCGTCACGGCGGGCGAGACCGCGGAGCCGGCGAAGGTCATGCCCAAGGCGATCAACTCCATCATGTGGCGGGTGGCACTGTTCTACGTCGGCTCGGTGGTGCTGCTGGCGATGCTGCTGCCCTGGACCTCGTACTCGGCCGCCGAGAGCCCCTTCGTCACCGTGCTGTCCCGCGTCGGGGTGCCGGCCGCGGGCGGCGTGATGAACCTCGTGGTGCTCACCGCCGCGATGTCCAGCCTCAACTCCGGCCTCTACTCCACCGGGCGCATCCTGCGCTCGATGGCGATGTCCGGCTCCGCGCCGCGGTTCACCGGCGTGATGAGCCGCAGCCAGGTCCCCTACGGCGGCATCCTGCTGACCTCGGGGGTCTGCGTCCTGGGCGTGGGGCTCAACTACGTCGTGCCGAGCGAGGCGTTCGAGATCGTGCTGAACTTCGCGGCGATCGGCATCCTCAGCACCTGGGCGATGATCATGATCTGTCATCTGCTGTTCTGGCGGAAGGCGCGGGCCGGGCTGCTCGTCCGCCCCGGCTACCGGCTCCCCGGCTCGCCCTGGACCGAGAGCGTGACGCTGGCCTTCCTGGCCCTCGTCCTGGTGCTGATGTGGGCCGACGGCGGCGCCGGCCGCACCACCGTGCTGGCCCTGCCCGCGATCGCGGCCGCGCTGGTCGCCGGCTGGTTCCTGGTACGGGGCCGGGTCCGCGCCCTCAGGGACGCGACGGCCCCCCGGAGCGAGGGGCAGCAGGCCGCCTCCGGGACCGTCCCCGCGGCACGCCCCGGCAGCACCTCACCCACCCCGCACACCGCGGACCCCCACGACACCGACACCGACCACAGCACCGACCCCACGGAAAGCACCGAGAACTGA